A portion of the Neorhodopirellula lusitana genome contains these proteins:
- a CDS encoding aldose epimerase family protein encodes MKCFKTTLLAMTLGLIMTTTGMTSITTANEASITDRSFGTFEGQPVSLFKLVNQSGMTAEISDYGGIVVSLKTADRDGKFEDVVLGYDDFKAYQDDQGFFGAITGRYANRIAKGQFSIDGDSYQLATNNGPNHLHGGNRGFNKRMWKPTARMHDGQPQLQLQYTSPDGEEGFPGNLNVTVTYTLTEDNGLQIHYHATTDQPTLCNLTHHGYWNIGGPTSTSILDQELRLDCDQFTPIDETSIPTGELRDVTATPFDFRTTNKIGERIDADNPQLKIGRGYDHNFVIDGDAGTLRPVARLHDKKSGRVMELLTTDVGVQFYTGNFFDGKAIGKNNCPMTHRIALCLECQRFPDSPNHANFPSATLRPGEVYEKTTVYRFSVEKR; translated from the coding sequence AGCCAGCATCACCGACCGCTCCTTCGGCACGTTCGAAGGACAACCAGTTAGCCTGTTCAAGCTGGTCAATCAAAGTGGCATGACCGCAGAGATCAGTGACTACGGCGGGATCGTGGTCAGCCTGAAAACAGCTGATCGCGACGGGAAGTTTGAGGACGTCGTTCTGGGGTACGACGATTTCAAGGCCTACCAAGACGACCAAGGTTTCTTTGGTGCCATCACGGGACGCTATGCCAATCGAATTGCCAAAGGCCAGTTCAGCATTGATGGAGACTCGTATCAGTTGGCGACCAACAACGGCCCCAACCATTTGCATGGCGGCAATCGCGGTTTCAACAAGCGGATGTGGAAGCCAACCGCCCGCATGCACGATGGGCAGCCTCAACTTCAACTGCAATACACCTCACCCGATGGCGAAGAAGGCTTCCCTGGAAACCTCAACGTCACGGTCACTTACACCCTGACCGAAGATAACGGACTACAAATTCACTACCACGCCACAACCGATCAACCAACCCTCTGCAACCTCACCCACCACGGATACTGGAACATCGGCGGCCCGACCAGCACCAGCATCCTAGATCAAGAACTGCGGCTGGATTGCGATCAGTTCACACCAATCGATGAGACATCGATTCCGACTGGCGAACTGCGTGACGTCACCGCGACGCCGTTCGACTTTCGCACCACCAACAAAATTGGCGAGCGGATCGACGCAGACAATCCCCAACTGAAAATCGGTCGCGGCTACGACCATAACTTCGTCATCGACGGGGATGCGGGAACCTTGCGTCCCGTGGCCCGACTCCATGACAAGAAGAGTGGCCGGGTGATGGAATTGTTGACGACCGATGTCGGCGTGCAGTTTTACACCGGCAACTTTTTCGACGGGAAAGCCATCGGCAAGAACAATTGCCCGATGACACATCGCATCGCGTTGTGCTTGGAATGCCAGCGGTTCCCCGACTCACCCAATCACGCCAACTTCCCCTCAGCCACGCTGCGACCAGGGGAAGTGTACGAGAAAACAACCGTCTACCGATTCTCGGTTGAAAAGAGATAA
- a CDS encoding AraC family transcriptional regulator encodes MISFADQIGNFDPQANASISIALLAQLFNQAPDVAFFVKDSCGRYLAVNESLADRHGLDCCEDAIGKRPVDICPGKFGQFPTEQDKKIIRTGRQLVNCLEMQWHLPGESVWCLTTKLPIVDANGNTVGIVGFSRDVRTAVDNREIPDEFATALSYFRQNLIEFSTPSALADRANISTQRLARLTKRLFGLTPSQYIRKTRIAVATQLLCETDQPVLEIALTSGFYDQSAFTRAFRSSIGMTPSDFRRQAKAD; translated from the coding sequence ATGATTAGTTTTGCAGACCAAATCGGCAATTTCGATCCTCAGGCGAACGCGTCGATCAGCATTGCGCTCTTGGCTCAGCTTTTTAACCAAGCGCCGGATGTCGCATTCTTCGTGAAGGACTCTTGCGGCCGATACTTGGCGGTGAACGAGTCGCTGGCCGACCGGCATGGCCTGGATTGCTGCGAGGACGCGATCGGGAAACGCCCAGTCGATATCTGCCCCGGTAAATTCGGCCAGTTTCCTACCGAGCAAGACAAAAAGATCATTCGCACGGGTCGCCAACTGGTTAATTGTTTGGAAATGCAGTGGCACCTTCCGGGCGAATCGGTTTGGTGTTTGACGACCAAGCTTCCGATTGTCGATGCCAACGGGAATACCGTCGGGATCGTTGGTTTTTCACGGGACGTAAGGACGGCCGTCGATAACCGCGAGATACCGGATGAGTTCGCAACCGCGTTGAGCTATTTTCGACAGAACTTGATCGAGTTCAGTACGCCGTCGGCATTGGCCGATCGGGCAAACATCTCCACCCAGCGACTTGCTCGCCTGACCAAACGGTTGTTTGGATTGACACCCAGTCAGTACATCCGGAAGACCCGGATCGCGGTTGCGACGCAGTTGTTATGCGAAACCGATCAGCCCGTGCTTGAGATCGCATTGACTAGTGGTTTCTACGATCAGAGCGCATTCACTCGAGCATTTCGATCTTCAATCGGCATGACCCCTTCCGACTTTCGCCGACAAGCGAAGGCGGACTGA